A window of Mus pahari chromosome 7, PAHARI_EIJ_v1.1, whole genome shotgun sequence contains these coding sequences:
- the Eif2b4 gene encoding translation initiation factor eIF-2B subunit delta translates to MAAVAVAVREESRSEMKTELSPRPGAAGRELTQEEKLQLRKEKKQQKKKRKEEKGADQEIGSAVSAAQRQDPIRELPGPGSQLGGTAGEKLPAGRSKAELRAERRAKQEAERALKQARKGDQGGAPPQACPSTAGEATSGVKRVPEHTPGDDPTLLRRLLRKPDRQQVPTRKDYGSKVSLFSHLPQYSRQSSLTQYMSIPSSVIHPAMVRLGLQYSQGLISGSNARCIALLHALQQVIQDYTTPPSEELSRDLVNKLKPYISFLTQCRPMSASMCNAVKFLTKEVTGMSSSKREEEAKSELREAIGRYVQEKIVLAAQAISRFASMKISDGDVILVYGCSSLVSRILQEARVEGKRFRVVVVDSRPRLEGRHMLHSLVRAGVPTSYLLIPAASYVLPEVRILTAKEFQR, encoded by the exons GCAGCGGGGCGGGAGTTGACCCAAGAAGAGAAGCTTCAGCttcgaaaagaaaagaaacagcagaagaAGAAAcggaaggaggaaaagggggcAGACCAAGAAATTGGCTCTGCTGTATCTGCAGCTCAACGTCAAG ACCCAATCAGAGAACTCCCAGGACCTGGTAGTCAGCTGGGGGGGACTGCTGGGGAGAAACTGCCAGCTGGCCGGAGTAAGGCAGAACTTCGCGCCGAAAGGAGAgccaagcaggaggcagagcggGCCCTGAAACAGGCAAGAAAAGGGGACCAAGGAGGCGCCCCTCCTCAGGCCTGCCCCAGCACTGCTGGAGAAGCCACCTCAG GAGTGAAGCGTGTCCCCGAGCACACCCCGGGTGATGACCCCACACTTCTGAGGAGGCTCCTTAGAAAGCCAGATCGACAACAG GTTCCTACACGAAAAGATTACGGATCCAAAGTCAGTCTCTTCTCCCACCTGCCCCAGTACAGCAGACAGAGCTCCTTGACCCAGTACATGAG CATCCCATCCTCTGTGATCCACCCAGCCATGGTGCGACTCGGTCTGCAGTACTCCCAGGGCCTCATCAGTGGCTCCAATGCCCGGTGCATCGCTCTGCTTCATGCCCTGCAGCAG GTGATTCAAGATTACACAACACCACCCAGTGAGGAACTCTCTAGGGATCTTGTAAATAAACTAAAACCCTACATCAG CTTCCTGACGCAGTGCCGCCCCATGTCGGCAAGTATGTGCAACGCCGTCAAGTTCCTAACCAAGGAAGTCACTGGCATGAGCAGCTCCAAGCGGGAGGAGGAG GCCAAGTCAGAGCTTAGAGAAGCCATCGGTCGGTATGTACAAGAGAAGATTGTGCTAGCGGCTCAAGCAATCTCACGATTTGCTTCTATGAAGATCAGTGATGGGGACGTGATCCTGGTGTACGGATG ctcatctcTGGTGTCGAGAATTCTCCAGGAGGCCAGGGTCGAGGGCAAGCGGTttcgggtggtggtggtggacagCCGGCCCCGGCTGGAAGGaaggcacatgctccactctCTTGTTCGTGCTGGGGTCCCTACCTCCTATCTGCTGATTCCTGCAGCCTCCTATGTGCTTCCAGAGGTGAGGATTCTCACAGCAAAGGAATTCCAGAGATAA